The DNA sequence GAGTCAGAGGAAATTTATGTGAGTGAACCCGAGCAATCAAATGAAGaaggggaggaagaagaagtgcTGTTCATTACACATGAGATTGAAACCATTCATCATGATGAAACTGGCGAACTTGTGAGAGACTACATCCCAACTCCTTCTGTGATTCTCGAGATGGAGACAGATGCTCCATATATCAATATGTCTCCTAACCTGATATCAGAAGAAGATCTGACTCCTATTGATGAGGACAGCAAAAATCCCAGTTTGGATATTATTCAGCTTACCCCTACCACTACTACTCTTGCTGAAGAGGAGTCGTCTGACTTGGGACTCCCAGTCACAACACTCTCAGCCATCACAGGCCAGCCACCCACTGAGCCAACAGCAAACATTCAAGAAGAAGTAAACGCTCTCCCAGATGAGGAAGAGGTAGATTTGGGTGTACCTAACAGTCATAACCCCAGTGAGGCTTCGGAAACAGAGAACCAGGATGTTTCAGAATCAGAAACTGATGTTGAATTGCTAGAACCAGAGGGAGAGTTAGTGGCGGAACCTGATGAAGAAGTCCTTGAGGTTTTGGTGCCAACACCTGAACTAACTGAGGTGTCTGAACCAGAGGAAGAGAATTCagaagaatcagaatcagagaTAGGCATGCCTGAAGTTTCAGAGCCAGAGGAAAAAGTAGAGGAAGTCTCAGAGCCGGTTGAGTCAGTGGTAGAAAACCAAGAGGAGTTGGCAGTTACAGAGCCAGAGGATATGGCAGTTGAGGTTACAGGAATGGAGGAGAATGAGCTTGAAATTTCAGAGCCAGTAGGGGTTTTAGAGATAGAAGAATTTGAACAAGGGGCAGAACCAGACTATAGCGCAGTTGAGGTTTTGGAGGAGGAAGGAGTGGAAGAAGTTGAAGTTTTGCAACCAGGAGAGGAAATAGTTGAAGTTACAAAAGAGGTAGAACAGGTTCAAGAACCAGAAGAAGATATAGTTGAGGTGTCAGATCCTGCTACAGAACCAGATGCGATTGATGTTTCAGAACAAGTTCCAGAACCAGAGGAAGAGTCAGAAATAGGTGGGGATGTAGATGAGGTTTCAGAACAAGAAGAACAGGTGGTTGAAGCTGCAGGATCAGAAGAAACAGTATCTGAAGTTTCTGAGGAAACAGTACCTGAAGTTCCTGAGGAAATAGTACCTGAAGATTCTGAGGAAACAGTACCCGAAGTACCTGAGGAAACAGTACCCGAAGTACCTGAGGAAACAGTACCCGAAGTTCCTGAGGAAACAGTACCTGAGGTTTCCGAGGAAACAGTACATGAAGTTTCCGAGGAAACAGTACATGAAGTTTCCGAGGAAACAGTACCTGATGTTTCCGAGGAAACAGTGCCCGAAGTTCCTGAGGAAACAGTACCTGAGGTTCCTGAGGAAACAGTACCTGAGGTTCCTGAGGAAACAGTACCTGAAGTTCCTGAGGAAACAGTACCTGAAGTTTCTGAGGAAACAGTACCCGAAGTTCCTGAGGAAACAGTACCTGAGGTTTCTGAGGACATAGTACCTGAAGTACCTGAGGAAACAGTAGCCGAAGTTCCTGAGGAAACAGTACCTGAAGTTCCTGAGGAAACAGTACCTGAGGTTTCTGAGGAAACAGTAGCCGAAGTTCCTGAGGAAACTGTACCTGAAGTTCCTGAGGAAACAGTACCTGAAGTTCCTGAGGAAACAGTAGCCGAAGTTTCTGAGGAAACTGTACCTGAAGTTCCTGAGGAAACAGTACCTGAAGTTCCTGAGGAAACAGTAGCCGAAGTTTCTGAGGAAACTGTACCTGAAGTTCCTGAGGAAACAGTACCTGAAGTTTCTGAGGAAATAGTACCCGAAGTTTCTGAGGAAACTGTACCTGAAGTTCCTGAGGAAACAGTACCTGAAGTTTCTGAGGAAACAGTAGCCGAAGTTTCTGAGGAAACAGTACCTGAAGTTTCAGAGGAAACAGTACCTGAAGTTTCTGAGGACATAGTACCTGAAGTACCTGAGGAAACAGTAGCCGAAGTTCCTGAGGAAACAGTACCTGAAGTTCCTGAGGAAACAGTACCTGAGGTTTCTGAGGAAACAGTAGCCGAAGTTCCTGAGGAAACAGTACCTGAAGTTTCTGAGGAAACAGTACCTGAAGTTCCTGAGGAAACAGTACCTGAAGTTTCTGAGGAAACAGTACCTGAAGTTCCTGAGGAAATAGTACCTGAAGTTTCTGAGGAAACAGTACCTGAAGTTTCTGAGGAAACAGTACCTGAGGTTCCTGAGGAAACAGTACCTGAAGTTTCTGAGGAAACACTACCCGAAGTTCCTGAGGACACAGTACCTGAAGTTCCTGAGAACACAGTACCTGAAGTTTCTGAGGAAACAGTAGCTGAAGTTCCTGAGGAAACAGTACCTGAAGTTTCTGAGGAAACACTACCTGAAGTTTCTGAGGAAACACTACCTGATGTTTCTGAGGAAACAGTACCCGAAGTTCCTGAGGAGACAGTACCTGAAGTTTCTGAGGAAACACTACCTGAAGTTTCTGAGGAAACACTACCTGATGTTTCTGAGGAAACAGTACCCGAAGTTCCTGAGGAGACAGTACCTGAGGTTTCCGAGGAAACAGTACCTGAGGTTTCTGAGGAATCACTAACTGAAGTTCCTGAGGACACAGTACCTGAAGTTTCTGAGGACACAGTACCTGAAGTTTCCGAGGAAACAGTATCTGAAGTTTCTGAGGAAACAGTATCTGAAGTTTCTGAGGAAACAGTAGCTGAAGTTTCTGAAGAAACAGTACCTGAAGTTCCTGAGGAAACAGTACCTGATGTTTCTGAGGAAACAGTACCTGAAGTTCCTGAGGACGCAGAAGCAGAGGTAGTTGAGGAGGAAGCACTTGATGTTGCAACACCAGCTGAAAAAGAAGAGGTTGCTGAGGTCCTGGCACCAGAAGATGAGGTTGTAGAGTCAGAGGAGGAAGTGGTAGAGATTTATGAAGTAGAACAAATTTTTGAAGCTCCAGCATCAGATGAAGGTGAAGTTGAACCAGCAGCTGAACCAGAATCAGAACTGGAAGAGCATGTAACTGAAGTGACAGAAACAGGAGACGAGGTAGTTGAGGCTGCAGAATCAGAAGAGGAGCAAGAAGGGGATTCAGAACCAAGTGAAGAAATGGTAGAGGTTGTAGAGCTAGCTCCAGAaacagaaccagaaccagaaccagggAAAGAGTCAGACGAAGTACCACTAGATGCACCTGAAATCCCACAGCCAGATGAGGATGTAGTTGAGGATGTAAAACCAGAGGAAGAAGTGGTAGAGGTTCAAGTGCCAGAGGAAGACCTAGAGGACATTTCTCAAGCACAAATTCCACCAGAAGCTGAAGGAGAGGAGTTAGTTGAAAATCCAAAACCAGAAGAAGCTTCAGAACCAGAGGAAGGCGCGATTGATGTTTTAACATCAGCAGAGGATCTGCCCGGGGTTTCAGAGCTAGAATCAGACGAGGGGGTTGTAGATGAAGTCACAGAACCAGTACTTGAGGAGCCACCAGCCGAATCAATTAAAATCCTTCACCCCTTGGATGATGTGGACGATCTTCACTTTAGAGAGGATGCTGTTCATGTTGTGGAAGATGTCGAGTTCCTTCAACCCATCGGGCCTAACTATAACCAGCCCCATGAGGTAGATAATTTGCCCGTTATACCAATAGAGATCCAGCCTTCTGAAGGAGACGAAGGTGAACCTGACCACGAGTATCCCATCATTGATGACTTTTACATTGAGGAGGATGTTGACAGCATGGACACTCAGGTGGAGAGTGATACTGATGCCGTCACAACATCAGAAACAGCCACGAGTGACCTGCATTTTGAAACAACCTCTGATAAAACAGGTGAGGATCAGGCATCATTGGCTGTGCAGCGCATGAAATGTGATGTGATTAAACGCATTGAATTATGGTAATAGAATTGTGCACTGACATTGCAGCAGTTAATTAAAGATCCTCTGACATATTAATGTTCTATTTTTAGGGCTCTATGTCTGCTGAAATGTGCTTGTCCttcttatttatttgaaatgcaGTAAACACAAGCTGTTGACTTTAATTACCTTTTCTGTTCTGCAGATATTGCGATAGATGCTGTACCAGTGTTTACAATTATTATTTGGTTATCAGTGAGGAGTCTAAGTGTGGCAGTGAGGATTCAAACTGAAAATTCAGTATGAAGCAGTTTGAATGTATTATGTATAATTCTCATAGCAGGcacattttttgtaatttgtggAAATCCTTTGTGAGAACTCATGACTTAATTCAGTCTTTTTACCTGATATTTCAAAGAGGTGACAGCTCCAGACAAGCAAGACACATCAGAGGGCACTGAAGTCAAAGAAGACTTGCTGGAGGAGACACAAGAAAGTGATTCATCCCCTGAAAGTGTAACAGCAGTACCGGTTTCAGACTTCTTCCCCACACCTCCAGCAACTTCTCTCGAGTCTGAAGTGTCCTCACCCAGCCCAAATATAGACTCTGGACTCTTTGAGGTAGTGGAGCAATCTGTAATCTCCTCTGCTCCTGAGTCTTCAGAGGATGACAGCACAGAGCCTGAGGAAGACTTGGAGCAAATTGAGCCAAGCATCGTAATTATGGATGAAGACTTAGAAGAAGCAGTAGAGGAAGTAGTTGAAAGCCAAACTAGCCCACCGGCCACTAATGAAGACGTCATCGATGTGACTATAAAAGACTTGGCGGTGGAGCTGGACCAAATAGACGTGGCAGTGACGGAGGCAAACGAGCTGCCGGACGAGGCGAGTGGCTTCCCGACAGTGGTTGAGGAACACCCCTCCAACAGCGTCACAGTCCCGCCTCCAGTGAGATACCTGACTACGCCCGCCATGACCACAGCCAGCCATGGCAGGGAGCTGGTGGTGTTCTTCAGCCTGCGCGTCACCAACATGGACTTCTCAGAGGACCTCTTCAACAAGACGTCGTCTGAATACAGATCCTTGGAGAGCACCTTCTTAAATGTGGTGAGTAGGagaagaaaa is a window from the Thunnus thynnus chromosome 18, fThuThy2.1, whole genome shotgun sequence genome containing:
- the LOC137169891 gene encoding fap1 adhesin-like, producing MLWEFVLVLLFVFAPQAPGIKENAARLDSGVKTEAGVGSTRLAELLRSSTHTRGLGFEQQHRSRRSVFLHSGVRICPQETINEVLASHQAYYQLRVCQEAVWEAFRIFFDRIPGTTEYQRWVHTCQHESLCISDLAKNFSSADEHMSMIHRRMNRMRDGRPPSRSVLTPPPKQKVPEIAGPEVQTTVAAPSADPMNVTSTTVLPSPVSASPTPTIDQTEPAVEVKPAVEVEEVEEVEEVEEVEEVEEVEEVEEVEEVKEVEEVEEVEEVEEVEEVEEDSELPNVVPESPVEQIVEFSIDLVDPGYRELLDDPDSPQYIDLAHHLQDQMQHVFDKLPGFKAIHVLGISETQDTDGPGGISVHYSLVFEINSPKINSENSETATSTPQSAVDSKLKEMVTKALREEASLPIDLDSLNFEPESVLLPALTSTSSVEVVNESSEPDSHNEFEVFTDEPDVDKPRLVVPLTPLEKENALVTLLDPTAVPDDEMTAVTGGISESSDQPPAPEDISDESEEIYVSEPEQSNEEGEEEEVLFITHEIETIHHDETGELVRDYIPTPSVILEMETDAPYINMSPNLISEEDLTPIDEDSKNPSLDIIQLTPTTTTLAEEESSDLGLPVTTLSAITGQPPTEPTANIQEEVNALPDEEEVDLGVPNSHNPSEASETENQDVSESETDVELLEPEGELVAEPDEEVLEVLVPTPELTEVSEPEEENSEESESEIGMPEVSEPEEKVEEVSEPVESVVENQEELAVTEPEDMAVEVTGMEENELEISEPVGVLEIEEFEQGAEPDYSAVEVLEEEGVEEVEVLQPGEEIVEVTKEVEQVQEPEEDIVEVSDPATEPDAIDVSEQVPEPEEESEIGGDVDEVSEQEEQVVEAAGSEETVSEVSEETVPEVPEEIVPEDSEETVPEVPEETVPEVPEETVPEVPEETVPEVSEETVHEVSEETVHEVSEETVPDVSEETVPEVPEETVPEVPEETVPEVPEETVPEVPEETVPEVSEETVPEVPEETVPEVSEDIVPEVPEETVAEVPEETVPEVPEETVPEVSEETVAEVPEETVPEVPEETVPEVPEETVAEVSEETVPEVPEETVPEVPEETVAEVSEETVPEVPEETVPEVSEEIVPEVSEETVPEVPEETVPEVSEETVAEVSEETVPEVSEETVPEVSEDIVPEVPEETVAEVPEETVPEVPEETVPEVSEETVAEVPEETVPEVSEETVPEVPEETVPEVSEETVPEVPEEIVPEVSEETVPEVSEETVPEVPEETVPEVSEETLPEVPEDTVPEVPENTVPEVSEETVAEVPEETVPEVSEETLPEVSEETLPDVSEETVPEVPEETVPEVSEETLPEVSEETLPDVSEETVPEVPEETVPEVSEETVPEVSEESLTEVPEDTVPEVSEDTVPEVSEETVSEVSEETVSEVSEETVAEVSEETVPEVPEETVPDVSEETVPEVPEDAEAEVVEEEALDVATPAEKEEVAEVLAPEDEVVESEEEVVEIYEVEQIFEAPASDEGEVEPAAEPESELEEHVTEVTETGDEVVEAAESEEEQEGDSEPSEEMVEVVELAPETEPEPEPGKESDEVPLDAPEIPQPDEDVVEDVKPEEEVVEVQVPEEDLEDISQAQIPPEAEGEELVENPKPEEASEPEEGAIDVLTSAEDLPGVSELESDEGVVDEVTEPVLEEPPAESIKILHPLDDVDDLHFREDAVHVVEDVEFLQPIGPNYNQPHEVDNLPVIPIEIQPSEGDEGEPDHEYPIIDDFYIEEDVDSMDTQVESDTDAVTTSETATSDLHFETTSDKTEVTAPDKQDTSEGTEVKEDLLEETQESDSSPESVTAVPVSDFFPTPPATSLESEVSSPSPNIDSGLFEVVEQSVISSAPESSEDDSTEPEEDLEQIEPSIVIMDEDLEEAVEEVVESQTSPPATNEDVIDVTIKDLAVELDQIDVAVTEANELPDEASGFPTVVEEHPSNSVTVPPPVRYLTTPAMTTASHGRELVVFFSLRVTNMDFSEDLFNKTSSEYRSLESTFLNVLMPYLQANLTGFKKLEILNFRKGSVVINSKMKFAKSVPYNITEAVHCVLEEFCSAAAQNLHIQIDTHSLDIEPADQADPCKFMACDEFSSCVVNGRTKEAQCLCEPGYQSVDGLPCQSVCVLQPDYCQGGECHIVRGHGAVCRHKGRYSLPGLAS